The Castanea sativa cultivar Marrone di Chiusa Pesio chromosome 11, ASM4071231v1 genome contains a region encoding:
- the LOC142615925 gene encoding cytochrome b561 and DOMON domain-containing protein At3g25290-like has protein sequence MARLCFTLVILALALLVSQGESQTCTSQTFENKNVYANCTDLPHLNAYLHWTYNSTDSTLAIAFIAPPPNPEGWVSWSINPESPTMISSQALLAFKNNDNITINTYNVSSYNPAEWGTKLLYDVWDLSAEESNGNITIFAKWKFPENIEKVNHVWQVGPGIVEGLPLKHAMNPENKDSKGILQLVGI, from the exons ATGGCGAGGCTTTGTTTTACATTGGTTATCTTAGCATTAGCTTTGCTGGTTTCACAAGGTGAGTCACAAACTTGTACATCACAAACCTTCGAAAACAAGAATGTGTACGCGAACTGCACCGATCTTCCACACCTAAATGCCTATCTTCATTGGACATACAACTCTACAGATTCCACATTGGCCATTGCCTTCATAGccccaccaccaaacccagAGGGTTGGGTTTCATGGTCCATAAACCCAGAAAGTCCCACCATGATTTCATCCCAGGCCTTATTAGCCTTCAAAAACAACGACAACATAACCATCAACACCTACAATGTATCGTCTTATAACCCAGCGGAATGGGGGACCAAGCTGCTGTATGACGTTTGGGACTTAAGCGCTGAGGAATCCAATGGGAACATCACAATCTTCGCGAAATGGAAGTTCCCAGAGAATATTGAGAAG GTGAACCATGTTTGGCAAGTTGGTCCGGGAATCGTAGAAGGTTTGCCACTTAAACATGCCATGAATCCAGAGAATAAAGATTCCAAAGGGATACTTCAGTTGGTGGGGATATAG